CAGAGCTGGCCAACAGGGCTATAGTGGCTGCCGCCAGAATGAGCTTCGTGGTCGTTTTCATTGTGCCCTGCAACTCCCAAAGATAATATCACGCCATCTGCGGGCCGCTACGGCACCCGCGATTGTTGCGCATAGTCATACGGTCGCGGGCTGCCCGATGGCACGTTACAAGCCGGTCGCAAACATGAACGTTTGGAAACAGATCGTCATTGCTGAGGTCGTGCAGGACAAGACTGCTCCTCGACGACACGGAGCCGTAACGCTGGGCGCTGCGATGGGTGAGCGCGTGTGGCCGCTCTCATCCGGTGAGTAGCGACGAGATCGCTATTCCTATCCTTGGGAGAGAACTGAAGGACGCAGCTGCGGCTGAACGATTTTTGGCCAGGGTCGACCCGGCGGGCCGGCGCATCGCATGTCGCATCGGCGTCTTCGCTGACGCAACCGGCTTTTGCCATCAGTCGCGAGTTGCAGCTATCGCCATGTGGAGAGGCGACTGCTTACATACATCGGAACATACGGCTTGAGTGGCTGAAATGGGGTCTTCAGCAGATGGGCGATTTGGGTTTTTTTCCTGACCGACCGGTTTGCGGCCGGTCAGGAGAAAGAACCCAGACTTAGACGAGGTGACGGCTATCGCGAGACTGGATCGTCTTGCTGGTCAGGGGAGGCGCCGTTCTGGGCATCGCCTTTGGCGATCGATGCCGTGGCGGGAACGCCATGGTAGCCGGAAATCGATTTGGCGCTGGCCATGCCTGGAGATTGAGACTTGCCGCCGAGCATATCGCGGGTGGCCTTTTCGATCCGGTCGCCAATGTCTTTATCCACCTTGCGCCAATAGTCAAAAGCGCGCTCCAGGATCGGCTCACTGACGCCGTTGGCCAGATGTCCAGAAGCGTTTTTGACAAATCGCTCGCGTTGCTCATCGTCCATGACGTCGCGCACGAGTGCACCGGCTTGGCTCCAATCGTCATCTGCGGCGCGTAGGGTGTAAGCAGCGCGGACCATGTCGCCATCGGCCATCCAGGTCGCTTCTCCCCCTGTTTCCGGCTGCGCTCCAGCACCACCATATGAGTTGGGCGCATAGACCGGATCGAGCGCATTGACAGTGCGGCCGCGCCCGGCACGCGAATAGGAATGCACCTCCGCCGCCTTGGCCTGATTGACCGGAATCTGCTTGTAATTGACCCCCAGCCGAGCGCGGTGTGCGTCAGAATAGGAGAACCCGCGCGCGAGAAGCATCTTGTCAGGGCTGAGACCGATACCCGGCACCATATTATTTGGCTCGAAGGCCAATTGCTCAATCTGCGTATCCCAATCCACGGGGTTTGTATCGAGCGTTAGCTTGCCGACCTCCATCAACGGATAATCGGCATGCGGCCATATCTTGGTGAGGTCAAACGGGTTGATACGATAGGTCTTGGCGTCGTCGAAAGGCATCACCTGGAACTTCAACGTCCAGCTTGGGAATTCACCTCTGGCGATGTGCTCGAACAGGTCGCGACGGTGATAGTCGCCGTCCTGGCCTGCCATCTTGTCAGCCGCGTCCTGTGTAAGGTGCGCATTGCCGTCGCCCAGATCGGTATGGAAGTGCCACTTGACCCAGAATTTTTCGCCCGCTTCGTTGGTGAGCATGTAGGTGTGGCTGCCGTAACCGTTCATTTCGCGCCAGTTCCTGGGCACGCCGCGATCGCCCATAAGATAGGTCACCTGGTGTGCACTTTCGGGGCTGAGCGTCCAGAAATCCCACTGCATGTCATGATCGCGCAGTCCGTTATCGGCCCTGCGCTTCTGGCTACGGATGAAGTGCTGGAACTTCATCGGGTCGCGAATGAAAAAGATCGGCGTGTTGTTGCCGACCATATCGAAATTGCCGTCATCGGTGTAAAACTTCACCGAGAACCCGCGCGGATCGCGCCACGTGTCGGGACTGCCGCGTTCACCGGCCACGGTGGAGAAGCGGACCGCGGTTTCCACTTTGGCACCAAGCTGCAGGAATTTTGCCTTGGTGAATTTGCTGACGTCGCTGGTCACCTCAAAATGGCCAAATGCCCCACTTCCCTTGGCATGGGGCTGCCGTTCAGGAATGCGCTCGCGATTAAAATTCGCCATCTGCTCAATCAAGTAGTGATCATTGAGCACGATCGGGCCGTCTCGACCTATCGTGAGCGAATGCTCGTCGCTCTGGACCGGAATGCCTGCATCGGTCGTGGTGCGGGGGGCGGAGCTCTTATCGGCCATGGTCGTGTCCTCGGGGTGCGTTGCTATAGCACTACAACCGATGGCGGGAGCGGCAGGTTCCGTCGTGAGCGGTCCTGATCGGGCATGCGTTGCAGGACTTAGTGATGAGGGGCGACACGGCCGCACTTTGTCGGCTCGAAGCGCCGGGCAAAACTGCGCAGACTGTATTGTCGGCGGCACGCCGGCTGCAGCTGAACCGGCCCGTTTGTCGCTAGACCACCTTGAGCCAGGGCTGGAAACTGCCGCCGGCGATCATGGCCCAGTAGAGCTTGCCGTTTGACGTCCGCGCGACGGCCAGACCGAATTCGGTGAATTTGGCATTGAGCAGGGTCGAGCGGTGGCCAGAGGATTGCATCCAGCCCTCGATGGCACCTTGCAGGCTGGTATAGCCCTTGGCGAGGTTTTCGCCGACGGCGCCCTGATAGCCTGCGGCGGTGACGCGCTCGCGCAGGGTAACCCCCAGATCGTGGCTGAGCGTGTTCTTGCTGGCCATCAGGCGGGCCTGTGAACGGGCGGCGTCTTCAAGGCGGGGATTGTAGCTCCAGGGGCCCGCTCCATTGGCCTTGCGCACCGCGTTGATGGCGGTGAGGATTTCCGCGTCGCTCATGGTCTCGGGCGTGCTGGCGCCCTTGGGCAAGACCGGAATGGTGCTTGCGCAGGCGGACAGCGCCAAGGCGGCACCGAGAACGAGAAAGCTGCGGCGGGGCAAAGTCGACATCAAGCAAATTCCACTTGTAGCGGCGCTATGGCACCATGAATCCGAAGGTCTGGCATACAGCGTTCTGGCGTCGCGCATGGCGCTCGGTTGATCTGATATCACGCAAGGAAGATTGCCAGTCCATGAAGATCATAGTGGAAAGCTGGCAGTTCTGGGCCGCCGGTGGCCCGGCACCAAAGCCAGGGCGCTAGGCCTGATCATAGGCGCTGAGCAAGAGCGGCAGCATAGTGAGCTGCCAGATGATCGCCTCGCCCGCCTCCAGGGTCCAGCAGGCCGAAAGCGCCGCATGGGCCGAGGCCCAGCCCAGAACACGCTTGCGACTGTAACCCAGCCGTTCGGCCACCATGTCGGCCATGGCGGCGATGCGGCGGGGATCCTTGACCGTATCTTCGGCGCCCAACGGATTGATGAAGGCATTGGCCAACTCGTAACAGGGGTCACCCAGCAGCCCCTTGGGATCAATGGCCAGCCAGCCCCGATCGGAGGACATGATGTTGTCATGGTGCAAATCGCCATGCAGCGGGATCTGCGCGGTGGGGCGATCAAACAGTTTGAGCGCTATGCCGGCGGCCCGGGCATACATGTCGCGGGCGGTGTGGGGCCAGGCGCGCACATCGGTATCAAACAGCGGCTGGAAGCGCTCGCGCAGCGGCAGCATGTCTTCAAGCGGCTCGGCGCGAGCACGGTGCAGGCCGCCCACCACAGAGCACAGCGCGGTGGTGGACTGATCATCATGACCGGCGCGCACGGCATCGCCCAGCGTGCCGCCATCGAGCCATTCCATGAAAATGGTATCGCCGTGGATATCAAAGACCGTTGCAGCCCCCTCCCCGCCATACCAGTTCATCAGGCGCCCGCCACGCCGCTCTTCCTGCGCCGCTGCAGGCTTGAGCAGTTTGAGCACGGCGAAATTGCGCCCGTTCTGCTCGACCTTGAAGATCGTGCTGGACGGGCTGTCGGCAAGCTGGGTCGACTTGGTCAGCGACCAGCGGATCATGGCGCGGCTGAGCGCGGTTTGAAGGGGCGACTGATTCATCATGACCGCCATTAGAGCAGAAGCCGGTGCCGGATTCGACTGGCAGCCAAACATGGCCGGAAAAGTTGATCAAGATGGGGCACAAGCCGGCAGCGGTCGCCCTTGACACAAAAGCAAGCATAACGCGCAAAAACGCTGGGACGGCAAGGC
The DNA window shown above is from Devosia litorisediminis and carries:
- a CDS encoding catalase: MADKSSAPRTTTDAGIPVQSDEHSLTIGRDGPIVLNDHYLIEQMANFNRERIPERQPHAKGSGAFGHFEVTSDVSKFTKAKFLQLGAKVETAVRFSTVAGERGSPDTWRDPRGFSVKFYTDDGNFDMVGNNTPIFFIRDPMKFQHFIRSQKRRADNGLRDHDMQWDFWTLSPESAHQVTYLMGDRGVPRNWREMNGYGSHTYMLTNEAGEKFWVKWHFHTDLGDGNAHLTQDAADKMAGQDGDYHRRDLFEHIARGEFPSWTLKFQVMPFDDAKTYRINPFDLTKIWPHADYPLMEVGKLTLDTNPVDWDTQIEQLAFEPNNMVPGIGLSPDKMLLARGFSYSDAHRARLGVNYKQIPVNQAKAAEVHSYSRAGRGRTVNALDPVYAPNSYGGAGAQPETGGEATWMADGDMVRAAYTLRAADDDWSQAGALVRDVMDDEQRERFVKNASGHLANGVSEPILERAFDYWRKVDKDIGDRIEKATRDMLGGKSQSPGMASAKSISGYHGVPATASIAKGDAQNGASPDQQDDPVSR
- a CDS encoding CAP domain-containing protein, which encodes MSTLPRRSFLVLGAALALSACASTIPVLPKGASTPETMSDAEILTAINAVRKANGAGPWSYNPRLEDAARSQARLMASKNTLSHDLGVTLRERVTAAGYQGAVGENLAKGYTSLQGAIEGWMQSSGHRSTLLNAKFTEFGLAVARTSNGKLYWAMIAGGSFQPWLKVV
- a CDS encoding aminoglycoside phosphotransferase family protein, which translates into the protein MNQSPLQTALSRAMIRWSLTKSTQLADSPSSTIFKVEQNGRNFAVLKLLKPAAAQEERRGGRLMNWYGGEGAATVFDIHGDTIFMEWLDGGTLGDAVRAGHDDQSTTALCSVVGGLHRARAEPLEDMLPLRERFQPLFDTDVRAWPHTARDMYARAAGIALKLFDRPTAQIPLHGDLHHDNIMSSDRGWLAIDPKGLLGDPCYELANAFINPLGAEDTVKDPRRIAAMADMVAERLGYSRKRVLGWASAHAALSACWTLEAGEAIIWQLTMLPLLLSAYDQA